A window from Vibrio cortegadensis encodes these proteins:
- a CDS encoding GH36-type glycosyl hydrolase domain-containing protein — protein sequence MKYGYFDNENREYVITRPDVPAPWTNYLGTEKFCTVISHNAGGYSFYNSPEHNRVTKFRPNASFDRPGHYVYLRDDETGDYWSISWQPVAKSLDEASYEVRHGLSYSKFKCDYNGIQATKTLFVPKGEDAEVWDVVLKNTSDKPRTISAFSFVEFSFSHIQSDNQNHQMSLYSAGTEYKDGVIEYDLYYNTNDFEGFYYLASTFSPDSYDGQRDNFLGAYRDEANPIAVEQGKCSNSAQTCYNHCGSLHKQFVIQPGEEIRFAYILGLGKGNGAKLRKKYQDPANIDAAFAGIKDHWEQRCNKFQVKSPNEGLDTMINTWTLYQAETCVVWSRFASFIEVGGRTGLGYRDTAQDAISVPHSNPSMTRKRLVDLLRGQVKAGYGLHLFDPDWFDPEKADVEPSKSPTVVPTPSDEDKIHGIDDTCSDDHLWIVPTICKYVMETGEESFFDEEIPYADGGIATVYDHMKAALDFSAQYVGNTGICKGLRADWNDCLNLGGGESSMVSFLHYWALQEFIDLAKYLGRNDDVDAYTTMAEGVRQACETHLWDDEGGWYIRGLTKDGDKIGTAQQTEGRIHLESNTLAVLSGAVSQERGEIAMNSVDEHLYSEYGLHLNSPSFSTPNDDIGFVTRVYQGVKENGAIFSHPNPWAWVAEAKLGRGDQAMKFYDALNPYNQNDMIETRYAEPYSYVQFIMGRDHQDHGRANHPWLTGTSGWAYFAVTNFMLGVRLGFDGLVIDPCVPNAWPGFEVRREWRDAVYNIEVQNPDSVSKGVKTITLNGEVVEGAIPAQPQGSVNHVVVILG from the coding sequence CGACCTGACGTACCTGCACCTTGGACAAATTATTTAGGGACCGAGAAATTTTGTACCGTTATTTCACACAATGCTGGGGGGTATTCGTTCTATAACTCACCAGAACACAATCGCGTCACTAAGTTTCGTCCAAACGCATCATTTGATCGTCCAGGACACTATGTTTACCTCCGCGATGATGAAACTGGCGATTACTGGTCAATTTCATGGCAACCCGTTGCAAAAAGCTTAGATGAAGCAAGTTATGAAGTTCGTCATGGTTTGTCATATTCAAAGTTCAAATGTGATTACAACGGTATTCAAGCAACTAAAACACTATTTGTACCAAAAGGTGAAGATGCGGAAGTTTGGGATGTGGTCTTAAAAAACACCAGCGATAAGCCGCGTACCATCAGTGCATTCTCATTTGTGGAGTTCTCATTTAGTCATATTCAATCAGACAATCAAAATCACCAGATGTCACTCTACTCTGCTGGCACTGAATATAAAGATGGAGTGATTGAATACGATCTTTACTACAACACCAATGATTTTGAAGGCTTCTACTATTTAGCCTCTACATTCTCTCCAGATAGCTACGATGGCCAGCGTGATAACTTCTTAGGCGCTTACCGTGATGAAGCGAACCCCATTGCAGTTGAACAAGGTAAGTGCTCAAACAGCGCACAAACTTGTTACAACCACTGTGGTTCACTGCATAAACAGTTCGTAATTCAGCCCGGAGAAGAGATTCGCTTTGCTTACATTCTAGGTTTAGGCAAAGGGAATGGCGCAAAACTTCGTAAAAAGTATCAAGATCCAGCCAATATCGATGCGGCATTTGCTGGCATTAAAGATCACTGGGAACAACGTTGTAATAAATTCCAAGTGAAATCACCAAATGAAGGCTTGGATACCATGATCAACACATGGACGCTTTATCAAGCGGAAACCTGTGTTGTTTGGTCGCGCTTTGCCTCTTTTATCGAGGTTGGAGGACGTACTGGCCTTGGTTATCGTGACACGGCTCAAGACGCAATCTCTGTTCCCCACTCAAACCCAAGCATGACACGTAAGCGTTTAGTTGATCTATTAAGAGGCCAAGTAAAAGCGGGTTACGGTTTACACCTATTTGATCCTGATTGGTTTGATCCTGAGAAAGCTGACGTGGAGCCATCGAAATCACCAACAGTTGTCCCGACGCCAAGTGATGAAGATAAGATCCATGGTATTGACGATACCTGTTCTGATGATCACCTATGGATCGTTCCAACTATCTGTAAATACGTGATGGAAACAGGCGAAGAGAGTTTCTTTGATGAAGAGATCCCATACGCTGATGGTGGCATCGCAACAGTCTATGATCATATGAAAGCGGCGCTAGACTTCTCGGCACAATACGTCGGTAATACAGGTATCTGTAAAGGTTTGCGTGCCGACTGGAATGACTGTCTGAACCTAGGTGGCGGTGAGTCATCGATGGTCTCTTTCCTTCACTACTGGGCACTACAAGAATTTATCGACCTAGCAAAATATCTTGGCCGTAATGACGATGTAGATGCATACACCACAATGGCAGAGGGCGTACGCCAAGCTTGTGAAACCCACTTATGGGATGATGAAGGGGGTTGGTATATACGCGGTCTAACCAAAGATGGCGACAAAATTGGTACCGCACAACAGACCGAAGGCCGTATCCATCTAGAGTCGAACACTCTGGCAGTACTGTCTGGTGCCGTATCTCAAGAGCGCGGTGAAATCGCAATGAATTCTGTCGATGAACACCTCTACTCAGAATATGGCCTGCACCTTAACTCACCTTCATTCTCCACCCCCAACGATGATATTGGTTTTGTTACCCGTGTTTATCAAGGTGTAAAAGAGAACGGCGCGATTTTCTCCCACCCTAACCCGTGGGCATGGGTTGCAGAAGCCAAGCTTGGTCGCGGAGATCAAGCGATGAAGTTCTATGACGCTCTAAACCCATACAATCAAAACGACATGATTGAAACTCGCTACGCTGAACCTTACTCATACGTACAGTTCATCATGGGACGTGATCACCAAGATCACGGGCGAGCAAACCACCCATGGCTAACCGGAACGTCAGGTTGGGCTTACTTCGCCGTGACCAACTTTATGCTTGGTGTTCGCCTTGGTTTTGATGGCCTTGTGATTGACCCGTGTGTGCCAAATGCATGGCCTGGTTTTGAAGTTCGCCGTGAATGGCGCGATGCGGTTTATAACATCGAAGTACAAAATCCAGACTCAGTGAGCAAAGGCGTAAAAACCATCACGCTAAATGGCGAGGTGGTCGAAGGTGCAATTCCAGCACAGCCACAAGGGAGCGTTAACCACGTTGTCGTAATACTAGGCTAA
- a CDS encoding ABC transporter ATP-binding protein yields the protein MSCALSIQNLTCKYDSQTILESLSLDVEHGEIVCLLGASGCGKTTLLKAIAGLLPLSSGVMSLNCLTIDDGENWLPPEQRNIGMIFQDYALFPHLTVADNIAFGLRDLSSESRREKIEEMLSLVHLDGYGDRYPHQLSGGQQQRVAIARSLAYKPDLLLLDEPFSNIDTQVRHELISQIRKIFKKQGVTAIFVTHSREEAFAFADKMAVMNHGVIEQYGTASELYYQPSSKFVADFLGGGSYVSATRISLTEFQTALGVVEAQIKTEVAINAECELLLRPQHIQITATEESSVFVLEQHFMGDHCRYVIEANGNRLLASSTEALVIGQAVSVHVDMNGVLAF from the coding sequence ATGAGCTGTGCATTATCGATTCAAAACTTAACCTGTAAATATGACTCTCAAACAATATTAGAGTCGTTATCTTTGGATGTTGAGCATGGTGAAATTGTTTGTCTTTTAGGGGCGAGTGGCTGTGGCAAAACGACCTTACTAAAAGCGATTGCAGGCTTGCTTCCACTAAGTAGTGGCGTGATGAGTTTAAACTGTTTGACGATTGATGACGGTGAAAACTGGCTGCCTCCGGAGCAGCGTAATATCGGTATGATCTTTCAAGACTATGCGCTTTTCCCTCATTTGACGGTGGCTGATAATATTGCGTTTGGCTTGCGAGATCTCTCATCTGAGTCTCGACGCGAAAAGATCGAAGAGATGTTGAGTTTAGTTCACCTCGACGGTTACGGTGATCGATACCCACATCAGTTGTCTGGTGGACAGCAACAGCGTGTGGCGATTGCTCGTTCGTTAGCTTACAAACCCGATCTATTGTTGCTTGATGAACCGTTTTCCAATATTGATACTCAAGTCCGTCATGAGCTAATTAGTCAGATCCGTAAGATTTTTAAAAAGCAGGGTGTCACCGCAATTTTTGTGACTCACTCTAGAGAGGAAGCGTTCGCTTTTGCTGATAAAATGGCGGTGATGAATCATGGTGTCATTGAACAGTACGGCACGGCTTCGGAGTTGTACTATCAACCTTCAAGTAAGTTTGTGGCAGATTTTCTTGGTGGCGGAAGCTATGTGTCTGCAACACGAATCTCTTTGACCGAGTTTCAAACGGCACTGGGTGTCGTTGAAGCTCAAATCAAAACAGAGGTCGCAATTAATGCTGAATGTGAGTTGTTACTTCGCCCGCAACATATCCAAATTACAGCGACGGAAGAGAGTTCTGTCTTTGTGTTAGAACAGCACTTCATGGGTGATCATTGCCGTTATGTTATTGAAGCAAATGGTAATCGGTTACTCGCAAGTTCAACTGAGGCATTAGTGATAGGACAAGCGGTCTCTGTGCATGTGGATATGAATGGCGTGTTAGCTTTTTAG
- a CDS encoding phosphoglucomutase/phosphomannomutase family protein yields the protein MIKFGTGGWRAFIGEEFTKDNVRLVAQSVANIMLNEQVADKGFIIGYDRRFLSDKAASWFAEVLAANGIKVCFINRFVPTPIVMFKAKEMGCAYSACITASHNPADYNGIKIFIEGGRDADEIITQKIEDQIANLELSDVESVDFEQAINDKAIEIINPMNEFVDSIIDFIDIESIKKANLRVLIDPMFGVAKNALQTVLINGRCDVDVINDGKNPDFGGLMPSPNASTLYRLKHLVAAEGYDIGIGTDGDADRLGIIDEKGHFIHPNEVLMLLYYYLLEYKGWKGSVVRNIATTHLLDKIAADHDEKCFEVPVGFKHISSQMEADDSLLGGESSGGLTIRGHIKGKDGVFASSLLVEMISSTGKKLSELLDEIYSKYGYAYTAEGDCTFKPAQKEVLYDKIYIEKKLPDFEFEIEKVSYEDGAKVYFKNGGWVIARFSGTEPLLRIFSEMADKDTAERVLQQVKDFLAL from the coding sequence ATGATCAAGTTTGGTACAGGTGGCTGGCGCGCCTTTATTGGTGAAGAGTTCACGAAAGACAATGTTCGTCTTGTTGCTCAATCTGTTGCCAATATCATGTTGAATGAACAAGTGGCAGATAAAGGGTTTATTATCGGCTATGACCGTCGATTTTTATCGGATAAAGCCGCAAGTTGGTTTGCTGAGGTACTCGCCGCAAATGGCATTAAAGTCTGCTTCATTAATCGATTTGTCCCAACGCCAATCGTAATGTTTAAAGCGAAAGAGATGGGCTGTGCCTACTCAGCTTGTATTACGGCTTCACATAATCCTGCCGATTACAACGGTATAAAAATCTTCATTGAAGGTGGGCGCGATGCTGACGAAATTATTACTCAAAAAATTGAAGACCAGATAGCTAATTTAGAATTGAGTGATGTGGAATCCGTCGATTTTGAACAAGCTATCAACGATAAAGCCATTGAAATCATCAACCCGATGAATGAATTTGTTGACTCAATCATCGACTTTATCGATATCGAATCAATCAAAAAAGCGAACCTTAGAGTATTGATTGACCCAATGTTTGGAGTTGCGAAAAATGCATTACAAACCGTTCTGATCAATGGCCGCTGTGATGTCGATGTGATTAACGATGGCAAAAACCCTGACTTTGGAGGCTTGATGCCTTCTCCTAATGCCTCGACCCTTTATCGTTTAAAGCACCTAGTGGCAGCGGAAGGTTACGACATTGGAATCGGTACCGATGGTGATGCAGACCGTTTAGGTATCATTGATGAAAAAGGTCACTTTATTCATCCTAATGAAGTCCTGATGCTGCTGTATTACTACTTGCTTGAGTACAAAGGATGGAAAGGGTCTGTGGTCAGAAATATCGCCACAACTCACTTACTTGATAAAATTGCCGCAGATCATGATGAAAAATGCTTTGAGGTTCCAGTGGGCTTTAAGCACATCAGTTCACAAATGGAAGCCGATGACTCACTTCTTGGTGGCGAGAGTTCTGGTGGTTTAACGATTCGAGGTCACATTAAAGGCAAAGATGGCGTCTTTGCATCAAGCTTGCTTGTCGAAATGATCAGCTCTACCGGGAAAAAATTATCGGAACTGCTTGATGAGATCTACAGCAAGTACGGTTACGCCTACACCGCCGAGGGCGACTGTACGTTCAAACCCGCTCAAAAAGAGGTGCTGTATGACAAGATTTATATTGAGAAAAAGCTGCCAGATTTTGAGTTCGAAATAGAAAAAGTGAGCTATGAAGATGGCGCAAAAGTTTACTTTAAAAACGGAGGTTGGGTCATTGCTCGCTTCTCTGGAACAGAACCACTGCTAAGAATTTTTTCTGAAATGGCAGATAAAGACACTGCAGAACGTGTTCTTCAACAAGTAAAAGACTTCCTCGCTTTGTAG